One Pieris napi chromosome 13, ilPieNapi1.2, whole genome shotgun sequence genomic window carries:
- the LOC125055330 gene encoding juvenile hormone acid O-methyltransferase-like has translation MLNVKLYNKSNGLQKTNTLKCLEEYKNIINWKIDSSILDIGCGDGSLPSKIFKEIIPTCKTMTGCDISEDMIRFANEHYASESVDFTTLNIEGELPDQLRERFHHAISFFALNWCRRQETAFQYIYDILRDDGSCFAIVVEKTSLFDAYRTLAKAEKWKPWVTDVERYISPYHDSQDSLKELQQLLGKIGFTIKKLEDKIIVHDYENQENLKGAIMSVMPFKIPDELRDDFFIDLSQEMHMIDTEKYNYKKSSNDNVHNMQILVLYVEKK, from the exons ATGCTTAACgtcaaattgtataataaatcaaatggTCTACAGAAGACTAATACATTGAAGTGTTTAGAagaatataagaatataatcaATTGGAAAATAGACTCATCGATCCTAGACATTGGTTGTGGCGATGGGAGTTTGCcatcaaaaatattcaaagaaataattcCTACTTGTAAGACCATGACAGGCTGTGACATAAGTGAAGATATGATACGATTCGCAAATGAACACTATGCTTCGGAAAGTGTTGATTTCACTACCCTTAACATAGAGGGAGAGCTGCCCGATCAGCTAAGGGAACGTTTCCACCATGCCATTTCCTTTTTTGCTTTAAACTGGTGTCGTCGTCAAGA AACTGCGTTCCAGTACATATACGATATCCTTAGGGACGATGGAAGTTGTTTTGCGATTGTCGTAGAAAAAACATCATTATTTGATGCATATAGGACCCTCGCTAAAGCCGAAAAATGGAAGCCATGGGTTACTGACGTTGAAAGATATATATCTCCATACCATGACAGTCAa GATTCCCTTAAAGAATTGCAACAATTATTAGGAAAAATTggatttactataaaaaaattagaagaTAAGATAATAGTTCACGACTACGAAAATCAAGAGAATTTGAAAG GTGCAATAATGTCTGTGATGCCTTTCAAGATCCCGGATGAGTtacgtgacgatttttttatagacttAAGCCAAGAAATGCATATGATTGACACTGAAAAGTACAATTACAAGAAATCAAGTAATGATAATGTCCATAACATGCAAATACTCGTTTTATATGttgaaaaaaagtaa